One genomic segment of Oncorhynchus kisutch isolate 150728-3 linkage group LG15, Okis_V2, whole genome shotgun sequence includes these proteins:
- the mtnr1ab gene encoding melatonin receptor type 1A — MKALGINIAFLCFPGNVFVVSLAVADLVVAFYPYPLVLSSIFNNGWNLGFIHCQVSGFLMGLSVIGSIFNITGIAINRYCYICHSLKYHKLYSDKNSLCYVLLIWLLTVVALVPNFFVGSLQYDPRVYSCTFVQSANSAYTIAVVFFHFILPIMIVTYCYLRIWILVIQVRRRVKPEFRPRLTPHDVRNFVTMFVVFVLFAVCWAPLNFIGLAVAVNPAAVIPMIPEWLFVFSYFMAYFNSCLNAIVYGLLNQNFRREYKRIVVSLCTVTLLFPDSSNDAAERVKPSPLITNNNQVKVDCV; from the exons ATGAAAGCGTTGGGAATCAACAT agcgTTCCTTTGTTTTCCAGGCAACGTGTTTGTGGTGAGCCTGGCTGTAGCAGACCTGGTGGTAGCCTTCTACCCATACCCTctggtcctctcctccatcttcaaCAACGGCTGGAACCTGGGCTTCATTCACTGTCAGGTCAGCGGCTTCCTTATGGGACTCAGCGTCATCGGCTCCATCTTCAATATCACCGGCATCGCAATCAACCGCTACTGCTATATATGTCACAGTCTTAAATACCACAAGCTGTACAGTGACAAGAACTCCCTGTGTTATGTCCTGCTCATCTGGCTGTTGACTGTGGTGGCCCTGGTGCCCAACTTCTTTGTGGGTTCGCTGCAGTACGATCCCAGGGTGTATTCGTGTACGTTCGTCCAGTCGGCCAATTCAGCGTACACCATCGCCGTGGTCTTCTTCCACTTCATCCTGCCCATCATGATCGTCACCTACTGCTACCTGAGGATCTGGATCCTGGTCATCCAGGTGAGGCGGAGGGTGAAGCCCGAGTTCAGGCCGAGGCTCACCCCGCATGACGTGAGGAACTTTGTCACCATGTTTGTGGTGTTCGTCCTGTTTGCTGTGTGCTGGGCACCGCTGAACTTCATCGGACTGGCAGTGGCCGTCAACCCCGCCGCAGTAATACCCATGATTCCAGAGTGGCTGTTCGTGTTCAGCTACTTCATGGCCTACTTCAATAGCTGCCTTAATGCCATCGTCTATGGACTGCTCAACCAGAACTTCCGGAGGGAGTACAAACGGATAGTTGTCTCGCTTTGCACTGTGACGTTGTTGTTCCCTGACAGTTCCAACGACGCTGCGGAGAGAGTCAAGCCATCCCCTTTAATAACCAACAACAACCAAGTGAAAGTAGACTGCGTGTGA